One window from the genome of bacterium encodes:
- a CDS encoding glycosyltransferase family 4 protein, giving the protein MRIAIASSGLGHVARGIETWACDTAGALHQWAVRSEQCAVDSQQGAVGRKQSEDIKVTLFCAAPLPALHSLGDAGPTADCLLSTVILPSLKRGNPKTQQLSNWFPKWAWRWGLKSTYDLEQWSFWWHLWPKLRRGKFDIVHVQDPWLARLLDVSRRRGLHRAKVILAHGTEEPLEFLETFEYVQHLAPWHLSEARKALRCRQSTVNSKQWTALPNFVDCAVFHPVHDPVGKATLRSSLGLPPDAFIVGCVAAVKKDHKRLDYLIREFRQHAVSRKQLAVETGLKTDPHLSASHCELPTAHCPLPPPFLLIAGAKTNETPELLALAESLIPGHYKIVPDCPRSRMPDLYRAMDVFVLTSLFEMMPIALLEALASGLPCLVNTHPVLEWMIGAGEETVGSKQLAVGSDQTEGHVGGALCAATGSGGAAIDMSLTGGLSAALAGLTPEWVILHGRQARERAVQMFSAEAVIDQYVAYYKKILSR; this is encoded by the coding sequence ATGCGCATTGCCATCGCCAGCTCGGGATTAGGTCACGTGGCCAGGGGAATTGAGACCTGGGCATGCGACACCGCGGGTGCGTTGCATCAGTGGGCAGTACGTAGTGAGCAGTGCGCAGTCGACAGTCAGCAGGGTGCAGTTGGCCGTAAGCAGTCAGAAGATATTAAGGTAACCCTTTTTTGTGCCGCCCCACTGCCTGCCCTGCATAGCCTTGGCGACGCAGGGCCGACTGCCGACTGCCTACTGTCTACTGTCATCCTCCCCTCTCTCAAACGTGGCAACCCCAAAACTCAACAACTTAGCAACTGGTTCCCCAAATGGGCGTGGCGCTGGGGGCTGAAGAGCACCTACGACTTGGAACAGTGGTCATTCTGGTGGCACCTATGGCCAAAGCTCAGGCGTGGAAAATTCGATATTGTGCATGTGCAGGATCCCTGGCTGGCCAGACTGCTGGATGTGAGCCGACGGCGGGGGTTGCACAGGGCCAAGGTGATCCTGGCGCATGGCACGGAGGAGCCCCTGGAATTCCTCGAGACATTCGAGTATGTGCAGCACTTGGCCCCCTGGCACCTGAGCGAAGCGCGGAAGGCGCTTCGCTGTAGACAGTCGACAGTAAACAGTAAGCAGTGGACAGCTCTGCCGAACTTTGTGGACTGCGCCGTCTTCCATCCCGTACACGACCCGGTTGGGAAAGCGACGCTCCGCTCCTCCCTCGGCCTCCCCCCTGATGCCTTCATTGTCGGCTGCGTCGCCGCCGTCAAAAAGGACCACAAACGGCTTGATTACCTGATCCGGGAGTTTAGGCAGCATGCAGTGAGCCGTAAGCAGTTGGCAGTAGAAACCGGATTGAAAACCGATCCCCATCTGTCTGCTTCTCACTGCGAACTGCCCACTGCTCACTGCCCACTGCCTCCCCCCTTCCTGCTCATCGCCGGTGCCAAGACCAACGAGACGCCGGAACTGCTCGCTCTGGCGGAATCGCTCATCCCGGGCCACTACAAGATCGTGCCCGATTGCCCCCGTTCCCGGATGCCCGACCTCTATCGGGCGATGGATGTCTTTGTGCTGACATCCCTTTTCGAGATGATGCCCATCGCGTTGCTGGAGGCCCTTGCCAGCGGCCTGCCCTGTCTGGTGAATACGCATCCGGTATTGGAGTGGATGATCGGGGCGGGGGAGGAGACAGTGGGCAGTAAGCAGTTGGCAGTTGGCAGTGATCAGACCGAAGGCCATGTGGGAGGGGCGCTATGCGCCGCGACAGGCTCTGGAGGGGCGGCCATTGATATGTCACTAACGGGAGGGTTGTCAGCGGCCCTGGCCGGGCTGACACCCGAATGGGTCATCCTCCACGGCCGGCAAGCGCGCGAACGGGCCGTACAGATGTTCTCAGCCGAAGCGGTAATCGACCAGTATGTCGCCTATTACAAGAAAATCCTGTCACGTTAA
- a CDS encoding type II toxin-antitoxin system HicB family antitoxin, translated as MKQGTFTAVLEREGNEFVALCPELDVASQGKTVEIAMANLREAVELFLECASPGEIEARLHNEVFVTRFEAAYA; from the coding sequence ATGAAGCAAGGAACTTTTACCGCTGTACTTGAGAGAGAAGGAAACGAGTTTGTCGCTCTATGTCCAGAACTGGATGTCGCCAGTCAAGGTAAGACCGTTGAAATTGCGATGGCCAATCTTCGTGAGGCGGTCGAGCTGTTTCTTGAATGTGCCAGTCCCGGGGAGATTGAGGCGCGCCTGCATAACGAGGTTTTTGTAACCCGTTTTGAGGCCGCTTATGCCTAA
- a CDS encoding type II toxin-antitoxin system HicA family toxin, with protein sequence MPKLGVFSGADLCRILEAHGFLAVRQRGSHVVMQQKVGIITITVPIPMHREIRIGTLQSIIRQSALPRSEFER encoded by the coding sequence ATGCCTAAATTAGGGGTGTTCTCTGGTGCAGACCTGTGCCGGATTCTCGAAGCACATGGCTTTCTTGCGGTCCGTCAGCGTGGGAGTCATGTCGTGATGCAGCAAAAGGTAGGCATCATTACTATTACGGTGCCCATTCCCATGCATCGAGAAATCCGGATCGGGACACTTCAGTCAATCATCAGGCAAAGTGCTCTACCCCGTAGTGAATTTGAAAGATAA
- a CDS encoding glycosyltransferase — MNLKDNNEQPLTNNRRRRRLPMISIIIPAYNSRSTIVEALESIASQTLWSQWAVGPASPRLCRAGSRQLAAQVAAGVSAAEIESAEKEKSLVGTLLRSEGTLLRRVITPNAPLSCPSCASRLASPLSPPDPSYEVIIVDDCSTDDTVAVVEKWIAAKTKAPANDSSSPVWGGCPHPPSSLQADEADGDIRPTRLTPYLLLLAFNISRFTSHLFCYCLKAGTEG, encoded by the coding sequence GTGAATTTGAAAGATAACAACGAACAACCATTAACCAACAACCGCCGCCGCCGGCGGCTCCCCATGATCTCCATCATCATCCCTGCCTATAACAGCCGCTCCACGATCGTGGAAGCGCTGGAGTCCATCGCGTCGCAGACGCTATGGAGCCAGTGGGCAGTAGGCCCTGCGTCGCCAAGGCTATGCAGGGCAGGCAGTAGGCAGTTGGCAGCACAGGTGGCGGCCGGCGTCTCGGCGGCCGAAATAGAAAGCGCCGAGAAAGAGAAATCGTTAGTCGGGACTCTACTACGTAGCGAAGGTACGCTACTTCGAAGAGTAATAACGCCGAACGCCCCCTTGAGTTGCCCCTCTTGCGCTTCACGTCTCGCGTCTCCCCTCTCACCTCCTGATCCCTCCTACGAAGTTATCATCGTCGACGATTGCTCCACCGACGACACCGTGGCGGTGGTGGAGAAGTGGATTGCCGCAAAGACCAAAGCCCCGGCGAATGATTCGAGCTCCCCCGTGTGGGGTGGGTGTCCTCACCCACCTTCTTCATTACAGGCGGATGAGGCGGATGGGGACATCCGCCCCACACGTCTCACCCCTTACCTCTTACTCCTCGCGTTTAACATCTCACGCTTCACATCTCACCTCTTTTGCTATTGCCTGAAAGCTGGGACTGAGGGATAA
- a CDS encoding type II toxin-antitoxin system HicB family antitoxin has translation MNLKIVLEPSEDGGYTAIVPALPGCISEGESKDEALRNIREAIDLYLEPVEDDWDFAPNAELMEMAI, from the coding sequence ATGAATTTAAAAATCGTTTTAGAGCCTAGTGAAGATGGGGGATATACGGCCATTGTTCCTGCTCTGCCTGGGTGCATTTCCGAAGGCGAATCGAAGGATGAGGCACTGCGCAATATCCGTGAAGCCATTGATCTCTATCTGGAGCCTGTCGAAGACGATTGGGATTTCGCGCCTAATGCCGAGTTGATGGAAATGGCAATATGA
- a CDS encoding type II toxin-antitoxin system HicA family toxin, which produces MSKVPSLPYDRILRALQRDGWVVVRQKGSHIRLQKHTSFETLKLTVPAHRPVKRSTLSHILKQARLEVAAFIELT; this is translated from the coding sequence ATGAGCAAGGTCCCGAGCCTGCCTTACGACCGAATCCTGCGGGCATTGCAGCGAGATGGTTGGGTGGTGGTTCGTCAGAAGGGCAGTCATATCCGCCTTCAGAAGCACACTTCTTTTGAGACCCTCAAATTGACTGTTCCTGCGCATCGCCCTGTTAAGCGGTCCACTCTCTCGCATATCCTCAAGCAGGCCCGTCTGGAAGTTGCGGCGTTCATTGAACTTACGTAA
- a CDS encoding nucleotidyltransferase domain-containing protein, whose translation MSISPLDSVVLEFTQRVRSALGQKLHAIYLFGSRARGDASPDSDYDFMLESNARLSAYDRDQVADITVDISGRNRVLLDVHYDLCSKMHGENRFLTPFRAEVLSKGMAL comes from the coding sequence ATGAGTATAAGTCCTCTAGATTCTGTGGTTCTTGAATTTACCCAACGGGTGCGTTCAGCGCTTGGTCAGAAACTGCATGCAATTTATCTGTTTGGTAGTCGAGCTAGAGGTGATGCTTCCCCGGATTCCGATTATGACTTCATGCTTGAAAGCAATGCCAGACTTTCGGCATATGATCGCGACCAGGTCGCCGATATTACAGTCGATATTTCCGGTCGCAACCGGGTATTGTTAGATGTTCATTATGATCTGTGCAGTAAGATGCATGGGGAGAATCGATTTTTAACCCCTTTCCGGGCGGAAGTTTTGAGCAAAGGAATGGCTTTATGA
- a CDS encoding glycosyltransferase family 2 protein, which produces MISIIIPAYNSRSTIVEALESIASQTLWSQWAVGSRQLAVKESETQVAAGVSASGTPADKSAAEIESTEKEKSFVGTPNATLRCPSDISPLTSHASHLTPTFEVIVVDDCSTDDTVAVVEKWISEQSAVKKREAQVAAGVPAAETESAEKEKSFVGTLLRSEGTLLRRVITPNATLSCPSCVSLHTSHISRFTLLSLPANAGPAKARNKGLQEAHGDWIAFLDADDLWPENKLALQLAAAVRHPEVGIWCGRTVTFETGQREQALAAIRQKATVSVDVPSIRLLELEEFAFHNPVATSTVLVRSDLIRACQGFDEQFRGPEDYDLWMRILVRSSGALVEADFAWYEQRQGSLSMDDRTFLPQVLRVLAKAFAPGGVFSGRKMLRRRALANQYWNASWMAFQRGARGRAVRHLTHAIILYPFIGGRKQLPLWWRYLIGIRGNM; this is translated from the coding sequence ATGATCTCCATCATCATCCCCGCCTATAACAGCCGCTCCACGATCGTGGAAGCGCTGGAGTCCATTGCGTCGCAGACGCTGTGGAGCCAGTGGGCAGTTGGCAGTAGGCAGTTGGCAGTAAAAGAGAGCGAAACACAGGTGGCGGCCGGCGTCTCCGCCTCCGGTACTCCGGCGGACAAGTCGGCGGCCGAAATAGAGAGCACCGAGAAAGAGAAATCGTTCGTCGGGACGCCGAACGCCACCTTGAGATGCCCCTCTGACATTTCACCTCTCACATCTCACGCCTCACATCTTACCCCCACCTTCGAGGTGATTGTGGTCGACGATTGCTCCACGGACGACACCGTGGCAGTGGTGGAGAAGTGGATCAGTGAGCAGTCGGCAGTAAAAAAGCGCGAAGCACAGGTGGCGGCCGGCGTCCCGGCGGCCGAAACAGAGAGCGCTGAGAAAGAGAAATCGTTCGTCGGGACTCTACTACGTAGCGAAGGTACGCTACTTCGAAGAGTAATAACGCCGAACGCCACCTTGAGTTGCCCCTCTTGCGTTTCACTTCACACCTCCCACATCTCACGTTTCACCCTTCTCTCCCTTCCTGCCAATGCAGGGCCTGCCAAAGCACGTAATAAAGGCCTGCAGGAAGCGCACGGCGACTGGATCGCCTTCCTCGACGCCGACGACCTTTGGCCCGAGAATAAGCTGGCGCTACAGTTGGCGGCCGCAGTCAGGCATCCGGAGGTGGGCATATGGTGCGGGAGAACAGTGACATTTGAGACGGGGCAGCGCGAGCAGGCACTTGCTGCTATCCGTCAAAAGGCAACGGTTAGTGTCGATGTTCCGTCCATTCGGTTGCTCGAATTAGAGGAATTTGCCTTTCATAACCCTGTGGCGACCTCTACTGTGTTGGTCCGGTCCGATCTTATACGGGCCTGTCAGGGATTTGACGAGCAGTTCAGGGGGCCGGAAGATTATGATTTGTGGATGCGCATTCTAGTACGAAGTTCAGGCGCATTAGTGGAGGCGGATTTTGCCTGGTATGAACAGCGGCAGGGGAGTCTTAGCATGGATGACCGCACCTTTCTGCCGCAGGTTCTGCGTGTTCTCGCGAAGGCGTTTGCGCCGGGAGGCGTGTTCAGCGGCCGTAAAATGCTGCGACGGCGGGCCTTGGCCAACCAATATTGGAATGCGTCGTGGATGGCGTTTCAACGGGGGGCGCGCGGAAGGGCTGTGCGTCACCTGACGCATGCGATAATTTTATACCCCTTTATTGGCGGCCGTAAGCAATTGCCTCTC